The window TACGTCAGGTACGACATCCAAACCGAAAGGGGTTTTGCTTACTCATGCCAATTATATCTACGTGGGAGAAATCATGTCCAAAACACTAAGGATGTCCCCGGATGACCGAGTGTTCATCGTATTGCCGATGTTCCACGGGAATGGGCAATATTACTTAGCGATGCCGGCATTGACGGTTGGAGCCAGTATCGCGATAGCAGAACGATTCAGCGCCTCCCGCTACTTTCAACAAGCGAAACGATTGCGGGCAACGGTCGGATCGTTGTTTGCCGCCCCTTTAAAAATGATTTTAAAGAAGCCTTATCGGTCTTCGGATGCTGAACATTCATTACGGCTGATTATTTTCGCACAGTCTATCACAAGGGAACAACTCCGTGAGTTTGAACAACGATACCGTGTATCTTTGCGGCAATTATACGGGATGACGGAAACCGTCGGCACCCCGCTCATTAATCCGTTGGACGGCTATTACAATAACATCAGCATGGGGCGACCGACGATCGGTTATCGAGTCAAGCTGGTCGACGAAAACGGTCATGAAGTAAAAGACGGTGAAGCGGGGCAAATCATCGTGAACGGAATTCCGGGGAGGACCATCATGAAAGGCTATTTTCATAATGAAGAGGCGACAAGCAGCACCATAAAAGACGGATGGCTTTATACCGGCGATGTCGCACGGAAAGATCACAACGATGGATTTTTTTACTTCGTGGATCGTCAAAAAGATATGATCAGGCGTGCCGGTGAAAATGTAGCAGCCGGTGAAGTGGAAGAGGTGATCAATCAATGTGAAGGTGTTTTTGAAAGCGCTGTTATTGGTGTTCCTGACGAAATAAGAGATGAAGCCATCCATGCTTTCGTGATTGCAAAAGATGGATACGATCTTTCCGAGCAAGAAATAATCGATGTTTGTAAACAAAAGCTCGCCAAATTTAAAGTTCCGGAAGCCATTCATTTTGTCGACGAGTTTCCGAGAACCTCCGTCGGTAAAATTCAGAAACATGAGTTGAAAAAATTCCTCTACGAGAAGGGGGCCGCGAAACGCAAGTAGTCAAAAGTTTTATTTTCTAGTATTCACACTAGGGGTCGAATGGCAGGATGCCATTTTTTCAGCAGGTCTCATTTGGCGATGGTGCAATAATGGACAGTATTCTTTAGCCTTATTAAAATCAGCTTCACTAGTTGAATAGGAATCAAAGAAGAGAGAGCAAGAGGCCAGGAAAACGGATCGGCTCTCTTTTTCTTTTGATCAAATGCAAAAACGGAGAAGAGGTTGGGGCAGTGATAGGAATAGATTTTCTATGATGATGGACAAATTCACGATAAAAATGACAAATATTCGATCAATCTTGCCGAAATTTTGGTACAAAAACAAAAAGGGAGATGGAGGGGAGCGATTTTTTCAGCTGGCACGTTTTTTGCATAACTATGGGTGAAACAAATTGAAAGGGGAGAGGGGAAAATGAAAGCGGCTGTTGTTAATTCATTTAAACAAAAATTGGAAATTAAAGATGTGGAGAAACCAACATTAGAGTATGGGGAAGTGCTTGTGAAAATTGAAGCGTGCGGTGTATGTCATACGGATCTTCATGCGGCTCACGGAGACTGGCCGGTAAAGCCGAAGCTTCCTTTGATACCGGGGCATGAAGGAGTAGGGATTGTGGTAGAAGTCGGTGAAGGAGTTCGATCGATCAAAGTGGGAGATCGCGTCGGCATTCCTTGGCTTTATTCTGCATGTGGGGAATGTGAATATTGTTTAACCGGACAAGAAACTCTGTGTCCTCATCAATTGAACGGCGGATATTCTGTAGACGGTGGTTATGCAGAGTATTGTAAAGCTCCTGCTGACTACGTGGCGAAAATTCCGGAACATTTGGATCCTGTGGAAGTGGCGCCGATTTTATGTGCGGGAGTGACGACGTATAAAGCGTTAAAGGTTTCCAACGCGAAACCAGGGGAATGGGTTGCGATATACGGCATCGGAGGATTAGGCCACATTGCGCTGCAATATGCCAAAGCGATGGGATTGAATGTTGTAGCTGTGGATATTAGCGATGAAAAATCGGCATTGGCTAAAAAGTTAGGGGCCGATATTGCGATCAATGGATTAAAAGAAGATCCGGTCGAAACGATTCGGGAAAAATTAGGCGGAGTGCATGCGGCCGTCAGCGTGGCAGTCAACCGAAAAGCGTTTGAACAAGCTTACCAATCCGTAAAACGAGGCGGTACTCTCGTCGTCGTTGGATTGCCAAATGATGAATTGCCGATTCCGATTTTTGATACTGTTTTAAACGGAGTAACGGTAAGAGGTTCGATTGTCGGAACAAGAAAAGATATGCAAGAAGCTTTAGATTTCGCTGCACGCGGAAAAGTTCGCCCCATTGTCGAAACGGCACCGTTAGAGGATATTAATGAAGTATTTGAGAAAATGGAAAAAGGGCAAATTAACGGACGGATCGTATTAAAAATTGGGGAAGCCAACTAATTTGTCATCTTCTGTATGGCAGGGAGCGAGTACATACCACGGATCGCTCCCTGCGTGATAAAAGGGAAGGACCACGGCGGAAGACGCCGTTAGACGTGTTACCGATCTGTTCAAAAGCGTGCCTGAAAGAACTTGTGAAATCTTATTCAACGCTGGACCTTTATATGAATCTATTGAACAGAATGAACTCCTTTTTCTTTTAATAAATAGCGAAGTTTTCGAACCGAGATATTCAGTTGTTCTGCCGCTTTTTTTCGATTTCCGACAGTTTGTTTTAATGTTTTCATGACGAAAGATCGACCAATTTGCCATTCTAATTCTTTTACTAACGATAGCACCTGTTCCAAATCCACTTCACGGTTGTTTTTCCATAGTTCCAGAATATAGTTTGTCCATTCGTTTAAATATACTTCAAGGTCGGCCTCGTCATCATGATCCTTTTTTTCATTCAATAATTCGATCTGCGGCGAATCGTTTGTCATTTTCATTTTTTCCGGCAAATAATTCGGAGTAATGATCGTGGTTTCGCCTTCTGCCAATGTGACCGCTCTTTTGATCACATTCAGAAGTTCACGGATATTTCCCGGCCAATGATATTGTTTCATTTGTTCGATGGTATCTTCAGAAAAAGTAAGATGGGTTTGTAATTTTTGTAAGAAGAACTCTATGAGAAGGGGAAGATCTTCTATCCTTTTTCTCAACGGAGGCAAGGATAATTTGACCACGTCTAAACGATACAATAAGTCTTCGCGAAATGTTTTTTCGGCTACCGCTTGAGCCAGATTGACATGGGAAGCAGCGAGGATTCGCGTATTGGTCCTGCGTATCGTTTCCCCTCCTACTCGAAAATACTCTCCTGTTTCTAACACCCGCAAAAGTTTTACTTGAGTCGAAAGAGAAGCCTCTCCAATTTCGTCCAGAAATAAAGTGCCTTTGTTCGCAATTTCAAAAATTCCTTTTTTCTCTTTTACGGCTCCTGTGAAGGCTCCTTTTTCATGTCCAAACAATTCGCTTTCCAGAAGGGTTTCTGAAATCGCTCCGCAGTTGATTCCGATAAATGGTTGGTCAGAACGCATGCTGGCGCTGTGGATAAAATGCGCTAACACTTCTTTTCCGGTTCCGGTTTCTCCTTCTATCAGCACGTTGACATTTTTCTTGGCAATTTTGTAGGCTAGCTTCACCAAATCATTCATTTCTTTGTTTTTTCCTATTATAAAGCCTAGCGATTCTGACAACTTATACATGTCGTGATCAGACGATGTGGACCGGGTGTTCAATAATTCTTCGATTAATGTTTCCAATTGGTCAAGATCGTCAAACGGTTTCTCGATATAATCGCTGGCTCCGTTTTTAATCGCTTCGATCGCTGTTTTCACCGTACTGTAGCCGGTCATGACTATCACTTGGCAAGAAGGGGTCGTTTTTTTCATCTGTTTTAATAAATCTAAACCGTTGGCATCAGGCAATTTTACATCGATGAAAGCCAAATCAAATGCTTGTTCTTGGAGGAGACGTCGAAAATCTTTCCCGTTGTATCCAATCTTTACGTGAAATCCTTTTTCCTCAAGAAAATGCAAAAAGAATGTACCGACTTCCGTTTCATCGTCAATGACAAGAATATTGGCCATATCTTCCAACCCCCGAATGATCTTTTTAATGTTTGGCAGGCAGCTTTAAAAGGAATTGGCTTCCTTTTCCGAGTTCACTTTTTACCTCAATTGTTCCACCGTGAGCTTCTGCGATCCCTAAACTGACGGAAAGACCAAGTCCTGTTCCTTTTCCGGGCCGTTTTGTCGTAAAAAATGGATTGAAAATTTCTTGTAAATGCTGTTTGCTTATTCCTTTGCCGTTATCTGCGACCGAAAGAAGAACCCATTGTTTCCCTTTTTCTTTGACCGTCGATGTGCGGATCTTAATCACTTTTTTCGGCACATCGGTCTCTTCTAAAGCATCCTTTGCATTGATTAACAGATTTAAAATGATTTGTCCGATTTGTTGTGCGTTTCCTTCAACAGTGCCAATGGAGTCATCCAGCGTTTTTTGGATCAGGATATTTTGTTTGCGAATCTGGTAACCGACTAATCCTAATACTTGCTCGACTGCTTCATTGATGGAACAATCTTCAAACCTATATTCATCTTGTCTTGAGAACGTCAATAAATTTTGAATAATGGTTTTGCATCGTTTACCGCATGTAAAAATATCGGTCAACAGTTGATAGGAGCGATTTTCCTTTGATACCGATCTTAATAATAGTTGGGCGTTTCCTAAGATGGCGGTTAATGGGTTGTTAAGCTCGTGGGCAATTCCTGCCGCCATTTCGCCAATGGCCGCAAGCTTCCCTGATTGGACTAATTGAGCCTCAATCCGGGATTTTTCTGTGATGTCATTGATATAAACAATGATGGCATACATGTTTTGGCATTCATTAAATATCGGGTAGGAATGGAGTTCACATACACGCTGTTGAATATGAATTTGCCTGTGAACGGGTTTTTTCGTTTGAAGACTTTCCAATATCGGGCTGTCATGAATATCCATGGATAATAGCGAATGGATGTTTTCGTTCGTTTTTTTCTGCGCAGGCAATGAAAAGAATTCTTGTGCCGAGTCATTATAATTCAGAATATTTCCGTGTAAGTCAACGACCAGTATCATTTCGGAAACAGCCCGGAACGTTTCTTCCCATTCTTTTTTACTCGTGAGCACTTCTTGATAAAGCTGGGCATTTTCTATACAAACAGCTAATTGATCACCCAGTTGTTGAAAAAAGGAAAGATCATCTTTTTCATATTGGAGGGTGCTTTTGCTTCCGACGCTTAAAAGACCAATGATTTTTTCTTTGCTCGTTAAGGGAATTAATAAAACACTTTGAATTCCTAATGATTCGTACACTTTGTTTTCAATAAAAGAATCCTTTTTATTCCGGACTTGGTAAAAAGTCATTTGCAGGGATTGAATGACGTTCCAATAGAGCGAGTTTTCCTTCGGCAGAGAAAAACCGATCGGGAAATATAAGGACTGCGCCGGGTAAGCATTGCTTATCATTAATTCTTGATGTTTATATAAAGATAAGCTGATTCTTTCGCATGGGAAAATTTGATTTAATTTATCAAAAAGGTTTTTCATTAATTCATCCATGGACATATCGATATTAAAACTTTTGGTCACTTCGTTTATGATTTCTAGCTGCGTATTTTTCTTTTTTAATTCCGTGACCATTTTTTTTAATTCGGTATAATAACTTTTTTTGGAAGACTGGACCCCCGTTAAGAGACTCATCATTTTCTTCTGATCGTGTATCTTCATGAGTCACCAAGCCTTTCTGAATAATTCTTCAATATCCTCAATGGTTATGTCTCTCGGGTTTGTGATCATGCAGGCGTCATTTAAGGCAATTTGACTCATTTCTTGTATCGTTTCTTTTTCTATCCCCATTTCCGACAATTTTTGAGGAGCTCCGATATCAATGGCTAATTCTTTAACATAGTCAATGGCTTTTTTTCCAGCTTCCATATAGGTGAGGCCACGGATGTCGATCCCTAGAAAAGAAGCAATATCGGCAAATTTCTTCGGATTGGCGATCAAATTGTATTCCATCACATGGGGCAACAGAACGGAATTGACATCGCCGTGATGCACCGGAAACCGCCCGCCGATGGCATGGGACATCGCATGTACAGCTCCCAAAATAGCGTTGGAAAAAGAGAGGCCCGCTTGTAAACTGGCCATCGCCATATTGGTTTTCGCTTCCATATTGAGTTTGGATGCAACCGAAGGGCGCAAATATTGGGCCACTAACGTAATGGCATTTTTCGCTTGAACATCTGTTAAAGGTGTCGATGCTAAACTGACATACGCTTCAATTCCGTGGGATAAGACGTCTAAACCGGTGGAAGCTGTCAAATGGGCGTTTTTTGTTGTTAATGTTTCAGGATCGACAATCGCAATATCCGGAACGAGAGATTTCGATACGATGGTCATCTTTTTTTGTCCTTTTGTATCTAATATGATCGAAAACTGCGATACTTCTGAACCGGAACCGGCCGTTGTAGGAACCATCACTTGTGGGGGGAGGGGTTTTTGGATTTTATCGACTCCTTCATAATCGTGAATATGACCGCCGTTGGCGACAAGGATCGCAATCGCTTTTGCTACATCGATGGAACTTCCGCCGCCTATTCCGATAATGGCGTCGCATTCATTATCGACATACAGGGCAGCGCCATTTTCAACTTCCTTATCTTTTGGATTCACCGTGACATCATAAAATGTGGAGTATTTCAGCCCGGCTTGTTTGCAGCTCTTTATCACAACTTCCAGCCAACCGGCTTCCATGACACCCGGATCACTGACAATGAATACGTTTGTGGCGCCAAGCCTAAGACAGCTTTCGCCGACTTGATGAATGGAATGATTTCCAAAAATCACTTCCGGCATAACAAATTTATGTATCATCATTCTAAATCCCCCAATGTACGGCTTATACTTTTCCTTTGATTGGGCTAAAATTCATTTCTTTTGAGTCCAACTTGTCTTGTTGGATACGGACGGAGAATAAGAAGATGGTTCAAAATGAAACGAAGAAGGGATTTTCACAAAATGGGAAGAATAGATTTCTTGATGTAAAAAAGGATATTAAAAGATTCGAATGCTTGTACATTTGAAAAAGAGGTTATTCGTTAGTGAATCTTATGCACTCGTCATGTTTAATAAAGAGAAGCAGCGGCATGGTCAACTGCTTCTCTTTATTTCATGACAACGAAAGAAAACAAATCATTGGATGATTGAAAGATTCAGAACTTTTCCATCCACGTTGAAAAGAATTGTACGTGGCAGGGGATGAATCGATCAATCGTCCGGTAAAGGCTGTTCATCCGGAAGAACCGTTTTGGCAATGGTTTGATCGAGTTCTTCAAAATCATAATAATGAATTGTTTCATACAATTCTTTTCGCGTTTGCATATTGTCCAGTTCGCTTTTTTGCGTGCCGGTTTCGAGAATGGTTTGGAAAACCCGCTCATAGGCCTTTGCTGCCACGCGAAGCGAAGTAACAGGATAAATGACCATCGCATAGCCGAAAGACGCAAATTCTTCAGCCGTATAATAAGGTGTACGCCCGAACTCTGTCATATTGGCAAGAAGCGGGACCGAAACGGCTTGCTTCATCTTCAAAAACTCTTCTTTCTTCGTAAGAGCTTCCGGAAAAATGGCATCTGCTCCTGCTTCTACATATCGCTGCGCCCGTTCGATCGCTCGGTCGAGTCCTTCCACGGCATAAGCGTCCGTTCGCGCGACGATCACAAGAGACGGTGCCACTTGTTTAATGGCCTGAATTTTTTGCATCATTTCCTCATCGGATACAAGTTTTTTTCCATTTAAATGACCGCATTTTTTAGGAAGCTCCTGATCTTCGATTTGAACGGCCGCCACGCGAGCTTCGACCATTTCACGAGCCGTTCGGGCTACATTGAGGACACCGCCAAATCCGGTATCAATGTCTACGAGAACAGGCAGATTGGCTGCTCGAACGAGTTCACGGGCACGACGAGCCACTTCTTCAGATGTCACGATGCCCAGATCAGGCAGCCCTTGGCTTGCCGTAAAGGCTCCGCCGGATAAATAAAGGGCTTGAAATCCGACCTTTCTGGCTATAAGGGCTGCCATTCCATCGTGTGCCCCGGGAATTTGCAAAATGTCAGGAGCGTTCATTAAAGTTCGAAACCGTTCTGCCAACTCTTCTTGTGTTGATTCGTGTTCAACAACCCAAACCATAAAACCACCTTCTTTCAATGATTAAGACCATTCGTTTGTTTGAATTCATATCCATTGCTTGCAATTAGTTAGTATGAAATAACAAATCACCCTCCACGGTGTTTCATTTGAAGCGGGAGTTTTATGACACCATGAAGGCCATATTCAAATCGCCATTCTGGTTCGGGAGGTGTCTTGAGTTTCGAAAAGCCCGATTCATCTCCTGCTTTCATTTTGGTGATGAAAGCAGGAGACTCCTTTTGAAACGTGTTAAAGGACGAATAGATCGACGAATTCATGAACATTCATTGTTTCAAGGCGTTCTTGATCCGTAGAAACTTCCAGAATACGATTGATTTGTTTGTCTGTGAACCGGGTTTCCAGGTTGCTTTCGTATTTTTTCAATAGTTTCGGTATGGCTTCTTCTCTGCGGAAGCGGTGGCCGATTGGGTACTCCCGAACGACTTGACGCGTTCCCGTTCCGTCTTTAAAGCGAATTTGAACAGCGTTCGCGATGGAACGTTTTTCCGGATCGAGATAGTCTTTGCTGTATTGTTTGTTTTCCACGACGGTCATTTTTTCACGAAGTGCATCGATTCTTGGGTCTGATGCGATTTCGTCTTCATAATGATCAGCCGTTAAGTCGCCGTAAATGAGACCGACAGCAGTGATATACTGGATGCAGTGATCGCGATCGGCCGGATTGTGAAGCGGTCCGGTTTTATCGATAATACGGATGGCGGATTCATGTGTCGTAATCGTCACTTCTTCAATCTCGTCTAAACGATCTTTTACTTCAGGATGAAGTTCAATCGCGCATTCAACAGCAGTTTGAGCATGGAATTCTGCAGGGTAAGAAATTTTAAACAGTACGTTTTCCATGACATACGATTCAAATGGGCGAGCAAGCTTCAATTTTTGTCCACGGAACAGCACATCTTCAAATCCCCAGTTTGGAGCGGACAGAGCCGTTGGATAGCCCATTTCTCCTTTTAAGGACATCAGCGCCAGGCGAACGGCACGGCTTGTTGCATCACCGGCAGCCCATGACTTGCGTGAACCCGTATTAGGAGCATGACGATATGTACGTAAGCTCGAATTGTCGATCCAGGCATTGGAAAGGGCGTTAATGATTTCTTCCCTTTTTCCTCCGAGAAGCTTTGTGACAACGGCTGTCGAAGCGACTTTGACAAATAAAACATGGTCGAGACCAACGCGGTTCAGACTGTTTTCAAGAGCGAGCACTCCTTGAATTTCATGAGCTTTGATCATGGCTTCCAGCACGGCGCGCATTTTTAACGGTTCTTTTCCTTGGGCAACGTTCGAGCGGCTGATGTAATCAGCAACTGCTAAAATACCGCCTAAGTTATCGGAAGGATGTCCCCATTCTGCTGCAAGCCATGTGTCATTATAATCAAGCCAGCGAATCATACAGCCGATGTTAAACGCACCTTGTACCGGATCCAATACGTATGATGTTCCCGGAACACGAGATCCGTTTGGAACAATCGTACCTGGAACGATAGGCCCCAAAAGTTTGGTGCATTCCGGGTAGCGAAGAGCAAGAATTCCGCAGCCGAGCGTGTCTATGAGCACATAGCGAGCGGTTTCGAAAGCCTCATTGCTTTTAATTTCTTTATCCAATACGTAATCCGCAATTTCATTGAGCAAAGGATCCACTTGTTGTTTTTCATTATTTTTTACTAAAACTTCACCCATCGGCCTCTTCCTTTCTAAAGTAAAATGATATAATTAAAGGAGAGGAATTTCTGCCCAAATTCCTCTACTGGTGAGCGTATAAATCTGTTTAGGATCAGTTCGTTTGCAGATGGCGCTCGCCGACATACTTGACGCGTGGCCGGAACAGACGGTTGTTGTTATGCTGTTCGATTACATGAGCACATAGCCCCGCTGTTCGGGCGGCAAAGAAAATAGGTGTGTAAAGTTCAATCGGAATATTCAGCATGTAATAGACGGGAGCGGCATAATAGTCCAGATTAGGATACAGACCTTTTTCTTCCCGCATAATTTTTTCGCCCGCTTCACACATTTCCAACAGACGCGTATCTCCGCGTGCCTCGCTTAATGATTGAAGCGCTTTTTTCATCAACAATGCCCGTGGATCCATTTTTTTCATGTAGACCCGGTGGCCAAATCCCATAATCCGCTCTTTATTCGCTAATTTACGATGGAGAAGATTCTCATAGTTTTCTTTCGTTCCGGCTTCTTCCAGCATATACATAACGGCTTCGTTGGCTCCGCCGTGAAGGTGCCCTTTTAAAGAGGAAACGGCTCCTGTCAGTGCGCCATATAAATCAGAATATGTGGAAGATATGACTCTGGCTGTAAAAGTGGAATTCGGCATTTCATGTTCGATATAGGCTACGAGCGAGCGATCAAAAATTTTCGCCTCCAGTTCCGTCGGTTTTTTTCCTGTGAGAATGTAAAGGAAATTCGCCGTGTAGGAAAGCTTCGGATCGCTTGGAACTACTTGTTGATTGTTCATTAATCGATAACTGCTTGCGACAATGGTCGGTATTTGGCCAAGCAGCTTGATCGTTTTTTGTTTATTGGCGGATTCGCTTCGATCGTCGATAAGAGAATCAAAGCCGGATAAAACCGAGATGCCGGTTCTAAGAGCATCCATTGGGTGCGTCGTTTTAGGGAGGAGCGACAATATTTCAATCAGCTCTTTTGGAAGATCGCTGTTTGATTTAATTTCCGATTCAAAACGAGCTCTTTCTTGATCAGAAGGAAGCTTTTCTTCAATTAATAAGTAAGCAACATCAAGATACGTCTTGTTTTCTGCCAACTCGATCAAATCATACCCGCGAACAACAATCTCTTCATTTTCCACATCAAGAAATGAAATTCCGGTTTCAGCAGCAATAATGCCTTCTAATCCAGGACGAAATTCCAAATTATTTCACTCCTTCAGAATATTCTGTATTCTATGGTCCTCTCATCTCTGGGTAGTGTGATGGATTTGCCCATCTGCAATTTTTTTATTAGTTTATGCCTCGAATCATAGGATGTGACAGTGTGAATCTTTGCTGACATATACAAACAAGCTCACATGAATATGAACTGATATTGCGAAGAAAGAGTTAGTTTTCGCAGTGTCAAGATTTAATCCTAGCTTATTAAACGCTTTCAAAAAGTCTGTTTTAAAAATTTCTCTTAAAGCAAAGATTTTCTAATCTAATAGAATTCCGGTCTAATAGAAAAAAGATTCCTTTCAAAAAGTTGAAATCCCTATGGGACTTCTTGAAAATTCCTATTGATCTCTGCTCTTAGCACCTCCTATTTTTATAGTTTCGGCCGTTTCCAATCAGGTAGATTTGCTGATGATGCCACGATGCCGGTTTTCATAGAAGCGGATCGTCGGATTTTTTGCCGCTTCAACGATTGATGATCATCATGCCTGATATATAACACAGCATTTCTTTTTCATTTATACTATATCACATTTTTAAAAATAAAACAAAAAATTATAAATTTTCTTTTATTTTATAATGGAAATATCAGTTGATACAACCTATTTAACTCCGTTTTTAGAATAAAAATGCGTGCTTCTTCTTGTCATTCTTCCTCTAAAGAGAAAAAAGGGGAAAGGGAGGGAAGGAGGATCGCTTCATTATAAGAATAAAATATGAAAACTATTCTACAAAAAGAGACCGCAAATCGTTCTAAGAACCATTTACGGTCTCTAAAAGTTCGAGAGAGGAAACTCTATTCTAAATTAGCATGTCTTCCAAACATTGTATTGGAATCCAATCCTTTTTTCTCCATGACTCTCAAGATGATGGCGTCATAAAACAATAACAATGTTTGTTCGAAAAGCGACCCCATTGGTTGTATGGTTTTGTAATCGTTATCCGATTGATCTTTTGGTGATCCGGGTAACTTTACAGTAATATCCGCCAGTTGACCAATGGTCGATTCGGGGAAAATGGTGGCTGCTGCGATGCTTCCGCCGATTTTTTTGGCTTTTTCTGCCATGGAAACTAGGCTTTTCGTTTCTCCCGAACCCGATCCAATAATTAAAAGGTCTTCTTTTTCATAGTTGGGAGTGACGGTTTCGCCTATGACATAGGCATCTAATCCCATGTGCATCATTCGCATGGCAAAAGATTTCGCCATAAATCCAGATCGGCCGGCGCCGGCTACGAAAATTTTCTTGGATTCGAGAATTTTATCTACTAATTTTTCTGCTTCTTCATCCGAAATGAGATCAACCGTACGACTTAACTCTTTTAAGATTTCACCTAAATATTGAGTCGTCTTCATAGGCCTCAACCTTGTTGTAACTTTTCTTTCATTTTAGCTGCTACAGCTTTTTTATCTTTTTGTCCAGCGATACCGCCGCCGACAATGACAAGATCTGGTTGTGCTTTAATAGCTTCTGGCAGTGTTTCTAATTTGATACCGCCGGCAATAGCTGTTTTTGCATTTTTAACGACAGCTTTAATTTTCTTAAGATCTTCAAAAGAGTTTTTACCTACTGCTTGAAGATCGTAGCCGGTATGAACGCAAATGTAATCTACGCCCATAGCATCGATTTCTTTTGCACGTTCTTCTAAATTTTTTACGGCGATCATGTCAACAAGGACTTGTTTGCCTTGTTTTTTCGCTTCTTCTACAGCGCCTTTGATGGTTAAATCTTCAGCAGCTGCAAGAACGGTCACGATATCGGCGCCGGCTTCGGATGCTTTCATCACTTCATACGCAGCGGCATCCATTGTTTTTAAATCA of the Bacillus smithii genome contains:
- a CDS encoding class I adenylate-forming enzyme family protein, which produces MTDIIGNRSIPQLLKEMATLYPKKTFVVFEDQQEQTSSLTYEEFLDKVRRLARALQQYGIQKGDKVLLHLPNGIDFMISWFSVTSIGAVMVPTNVLSTAEEMAYLLEHSETKLVITEKEYVHKFTRFRDQLNGLFLARSEEDDYGVSLQNIIHETEPLTAFPRLSSDDIASILYTSGTTSKPKGVLLTHANYIYVGEIMSKTLRMSPDDRVFIVLPMFHGNGQYYLAMPALTVGASIAIAERFSASRYFQQAKRLRATVGSLFAAPLKMILKKPYRSSDAEHSLRLIIFAQSITREQLREFEQRYRVSLRQLYGMTETVGTPLINPLDGYYNNISMGRPTIGYRVKLVDENGHEVKDGEAGQIIVNGIPGRTIMKGYFHNEEATSSTIKDGWLYTGDVARKDHNDGFFYFVDRQKDMIRRAGENVAAGEVEEVINQCEGVFESAVIGVPDEIRDEAIHAFVIAKDGYDLSEQEIIDVCKQKLAKFKVPEAIHFVDEFPRTSVGKIQKHELKKFLYEKGAAKRK
- the adhP gene encoding alcohol dehydrogenase AdhP: MKAAVVNSFKQKLEIKDVEKPTLEYGEVLVKIEACGVCHTDLHAAHGDWPVKPKLPLIPGHEGVGIVVEVGEGVRSIKVGDRVGIPWLYSACGECEYCLTGQETLCPHQLNGGYSVDGGYAEYCKAPADYVAKIPEHLDPVEVAPILCAGVTTYKALKVSNAKPGEWVAIYGIGGLGHIALQYAKAMGLNVVAVDISDEKSALAKKLGADIAINGLKEDPVETIREKLGGVHAAVSVAVNRKAFEQAYQSVKRGGTLVVVGLPNDELPIPIFDTVLNGVTVRGSIVGTRKDMQEALDFAARGKVRPIVETAPLEDINEVFEKMEKGQINGRIVLKIGEAN
- a CDS encoding sigma-54-dependent transcriptional regulator, whose product is MANILVIDDETEVGTFFLHFLEEKGFHVKIGYNGKDFRRLLQEQAFDLAFIDVKLPDANGLDLLKQMKKTTPSCQVIVMTGYSTVKTAIEAIKNGASDYIEKPFDDLDQLETLIEELLNTRSTSSDHDMYKLSESLGFIIGKNKEMNDLVKLAYKIAKKNVNVLIEGETGTGKEVLAHFIHSASMRSDQPFIGINCGAISETLLESELFGHEKGAFTGAVKEKKGIFEIANKGTLFLDEIGEASLSTQVKLLRVLETGEYFRVGGETIRRTNTRILAASHVNLAQAVAEKTFREDLLYRLDVVKLSLPPLRKRIEDLPLLIEFFLQKLQTHLTFSEDTIEQMKQYHWPGNIRELLNVIKRAVTLAEGETTIITPNYLPEKMKMTNDSPQIELLNEKKDHDDEADLEVYLNEWTNYILELWKNNREVDLEQVLSLVKELEWQIGRSFVMKTLKQTVGNRKKAAEQLNISVRKLRYLLKEKGVHSVQ
- a CDS encoding sensor histidine kinase is translated as MKIHDQKKMMSLLTGVQSSKKSYYTELKKMVTELKKKNTQLEIINEVTKSFNIDMSMDELMKNLFDKLNQIFPCERISLSLYKHQELMISNAYPAQSLYFPIGFSLPKENSLYWNVIQSLQMTFYQVRNKKDSFIENKVYESLGIQSVLLIPLTSKEKIIGLLSVGSKSTLQYEKDDLSFFQQLGDQLAVCIENAQLYQEVLTSKKEWEETFRAVSEMILVVDLHGNILNYNDSAQEFFSLPAQKKTNENIHSLLSMDIHDSPILESLQTKKPVHRQIHIQQRVCELHSYPIFNECQNMYAIIVYINDITEKSRIEAQLVQSGKLAAIGEMAAGIAHELNNPLTAILGNAQLLLRSVSKENRSYQLLTDIFTCGKRCKTIIQNLLTFSRQDEYRFEDCSINEAVEQVLGLVGYQIRKQNILIQKTLDDSIGTVEGNAQQIGQIILNLLINAKDALEETDVPKKVIKIRTSTVKEKGKQWVLLSVADNGKGISKQHLQEIFNPFFTTKRPGKGTGLGLSVSLGIAEAHGGTIEVKSELGKGSQFLLKLPAKH
- a CDS encoding iron-containing alcohol dehydrogenase, with product MMIHKFVMPEVIFGNHSIHQVGESCLRLGATNVFIVSDPGVMEAGWLEVVIKSCKQAGLKYSTFYDVTVNPKDKEVENGAALYVDNECDAIIGIGGGSSIDVAKAIAILVANGGHIHDYEGVDKIQKPLPPQVMVPTTAGSGSEVSQFSIILDTKGQKKMTIVSKSLVPDIAIVDPETLTTKNAHLTASTGLDVLSHGIEAYVSLASTPLTDVQAKNAITLVAQYLRPSVASKLNMEAKTNMAMASLQAGLSFSNAILGAVHAMSHAIGGRFPVHHGDVNSVLLPHVMEYNLIANPKKFADIASFLGIDIRGLTYMEAGKKAIDYVKELAIDIGAPQKLSEMGIEKETIQEMSQIALNDACMITNPRDITIEDIEELFRKAW
- the prpB gene encoding methylisocitrate lyase — its product is MVWVVEHESTQEELAERFRTLMNAPDILQIPGAHDGMAALIARKVGFQALYLSGGAFTASQGLPDLGIVTSEEVARRARELVRAANLPVLVDIDTGFGGVLNVARTAREMVEARVAAVQIEDQELPKKCGHLNGKKLVSDEEMMQKIQAIKQVAPSLVIVARTDAYAVEGLDRAIERAQRYVEAGADAIFPEALTKKEEFLKMKQAVSVPLLANMTEFGRTPYYTAEEFASFGYAMVIYPVTSLRVAAKAYERVFQTILETGTQKSELDNMQTRKELYETIHYYDFEELDQTIAKTVLPDEQPLPDD